The following nucleotide sequence is from Drosophila kikkawai strain 14028-0561.14 chromosome 2L, DkikHiC1v2, whole genome shotgun sequence.
CTGGCCGTATCTGctttatcatatagctgccatagaaaaggtgggaaaatttttagaacacaattaaaactttgctgttttttcaCTTTATGCCCTCTTTCAGGTCCCGTAATCGGCATCCGCCATTTGCAGGCGTTGCTGCTTTTTCTGGCCATCGTCGTCAACTACACTGCTCGGCTCAGCGTGAGTGTGGCCGTGGTGGCCATGACGGATGCAGCTACAACCAATCCTGATTTTCCGGTGAGTCTGATTCGCATAATGTAAGCATTGCTGAAGTAATGGCCGCCACATATCGCCCGCAGGAGTACGAGTGGACGGGGGCGGAGAAGTCTTATGTCCTGTCCAGCTTCTATTGGGGCTACATCGTCACCCAGTTCCCGGCCGGATTTCTGGTGCGGCGCTTCGGAGCTAAGGCGGTTCTGCTCATCCCCACGCTGGCCACGTCCGTCTTGAGTGGGCTCACGCCCTATTGCGTCGGCTGGGGCGGCTGGCAGGCCTTCAGTGTGATACGCATTATTGAGGGCTTGTTCCAGGGTCTAATCTTTCCATGCATACATGAACACTTGGCCAAGTGGTCGCCGCCGCAGGATCGAAACCGCTTGGGCGCCTTCGCTTACTCCGGTGCCGACTGCGGATCGGTTCTGGCCATGGCCAGCAGCGGACTCATTGCCAACGGTTCAATGGGCTGGCCAGGCATCTTCTACGTATCGGCAGGCTCCTGTGGCCTCTGGTGCCTGCTCTGGTTGGCGCTCGGTGCGAACAACGCTCCCAACAGCCGCTGGATTGGCATCAAAGAGCGCGAACACATCGAGCGATCGATGAAGCGGCCGGAGGGATTCCACGCCCAGAAGATTCCGATCCCGTGGCGCGCCATCTGGACATCGGCACCCTTCTACGCCCTGCTGATT
It contains:
- the LOC108070622 gene encoding putative inorganic phosphate cotransporter, which translates into the protein MTAEQKGPVIGIRHLQALLLFLAIVVNYTARLSVSVAVVAMTDAATTNPDFPEYEWTGAEKSYVLSSFYWGYIVTQFPAGFLVRRFGAKAVLLIPTLATSVLSGLTPYCVGWGGWQAFSVIRIIEGLFQGLIFPCIHEHLAKWSPPQDRNRLGAFAYSGADCGSVLAMASSGLIANGSMGWPGIFYVSAGSCGLWCLLWLALGANNAPNSRWIGIKEREHIERSMKRPEGFHAQKIPIPWRAIWTSAPFYALLIVRSAQGWANSTMQLQTPSYMHGVLEMDIKSNALYSALPFLAMWCMSYVYLVFADVAMSRRWMSLTTLRKSINTVSYWGPAAALIGIGFLDKSQTSLAIALMTINAGLNAGSGIGSILTIIDMSPNHSGMLMAIVNGIGNIFPLLTPLLVGVIVTDQGSRSQWQIVFGMTAVVFFFGNLVYLIWGTTDQQAWDAEDFLKPRDSECTQIGHQMDLKPKADTMTKTDSKTT